From Paenibacillus sp. PK3_47, the proteins below share one genomic window:
- the sepF gene encoding cell division protein SepF, giving the protein MGVMNRFMSFLGLQEEEEVVEREQITREEEEFEPAPVETRKNQRANVVSIHSQKNVKVVLYEPRSYEEAQEIADHLRSHRTVVINLQRVRNDQAMRIIDFLSGTVYALGGGISKIGGNIFMCTPDTVEIQGSITEILGDDQDYNRMR; this is encoded by the coding sequence ATGGGCGTAATGAACCGGTTTATGAGTTTTTTGGGCTTGCAGGAGGAAGAGGAAGTTGTTGAACGGGAGCAGATTACCCGTGAGGAGGAAGAGTTCGAACCCGCCCCTGTAGAAACCCGCAAAAATCAGCGGGCCAACGTCGTTAGCATCCATTCACAAAAAAATGTGAAGGTAGTCCTTTATGAGCCGCGTTCTTATGAAGAAGCTCAGGAAATAGCCGATCATCTCCGTTCCCACCGTACGGTGGTGATCAATCTGCAGCGGGTGCGCAATGACCAGGCTATGCGGATTATTGATTTTCTCAGCGGAACCGTTTATGCCCTGGGCGGAGGAATCTCCAAGATTGGGGGCAATATATTCATGTGCACACCGGATACCGTTGAAATTCAAGGGTCCATTACAGAAATCCTGGGTGACGATCAAGACTATAACAGAATGAGGTGA
- a CDS encoding YggS family pyridoxal phosphate-dependent enzyme yields MTLQDRISDVKERVARACAASGRDAHEVKIIAVTKYVSLNTVSAVLEAGLMDIAESRWQNAEHKWKALGDKGTWHFIGHLQTNKVKDVIGKFEYIHSMDRLSLAQELHKKAEAAGITVKVFLQVNISGEDSKFGLSPEAVPQFLREIAVYDRVKVIGLMTMAPHEEDPELTRPVFRGLRELRDELNLLALTPEPIQELSMGMSNDFEVAIQEGATQVRLGTVLVGHEEGD; encoded by the coding sequence TTGACACTGCAGGACAGAATTTCAGATGTAAAGGAACGCGTAGCGAGAGCGTGTGCGGCAAGCGGAAGAGATGCACATGAAGTCAAAATCATTGCAGTGACAAAATATGTCTCGCTGAATACGGTATCCGCTGTGCTGGAAGCAGGACTTATGGATATCGCAGAGAGCCGCTGGCAGAATGCAGAGCATAAATGGAAAGCCCTTGGAGACAAGGGAACCTGGCATTTCATCGGTCATCTGCAGACCAATAAGGTGAAGGATGTTATCGGCAAATTTGAATATATACACTCTATGGACCGGTTATCACTGGCGCAGGAGCTGCACAAAAAGGCTGAAGCTGCCGGAATTACGGTAAAGGTATTCCTGCAGGTCAATATCTCGGGGGAAGACAGCAAGTTTGGCCTGAGTCCTGAAGCTGTGCCCCAGTTTCTGCGTGAAATAGCCGTTTATGACCGCGTGAAGGTCATCGGACTGATGACGATGGCCCCTCATGAAGAGGACCCGGAGCTTACCCGCCCGGTATTCCGCGGACTCCGTGAGCTGCGGGATGAGCTTAATCTGCTAGCTTTGACACCTGAGCCAATACAAGAGCTGTCGATGGGAATGTCGAATGATTTTGAAGTGGCGATACAGGAAGGAGCCACCCAGGTGCGCCTGGGAACGGTATTAGTAGGTCATGAGGAGGGAGACTGA
- the pgeF gene encoding peptidoglycan editing factor PgeF, whose product MEPFVQKEETPALFHIEPWRLEHNRITAGFTGRQGGFGKAPYDSFNCAFHVGDEPEDVLNNRRRLAERLGFTLEAWTCGEQTHGKEIAIVTERDRGRGSLDRTSAFQSTDGLLTNVPDVLLTSFYADCVPLYFYDPVKRAAGLAHAGWKGTVAEIAGAMARKMQEVYGSRPKDILAAIGPSIGECCYEVDDYVMDHVRRLEDTLGAQAFDGTGQVLYTKSETDDSKSMLNLKEMNRRIMIKAGILPTHIECTTWCTSCNPDLFFSYRKENGITGRMTSWIGIKGS is encoded by the coding sequence ATGGAGCCATTTGTTCAAAAAGAAGAAACGCCTGCGCTGTTTCATATAGAGCCCTGGCGTTTAGAGCATAATAGGATTACTGCAGGTTTTACAGGAAGGCAAGGCGGCTTCGGCAAGGCCCCTTATGACAGCTTCAACTGCGCCTTTCATGTTGGTGACGAGCCGGAAGATGTGCTGAATAACCGGCGGAGACTTGCGGAGCGTCTTGGATTTACACTGGAAGCCTGGACCTGCGGTGAACAGACACATGGAAAAGAGATTGCAATTGTCACGGAGCGTGACCGCGGACGCGGCAGCCTGGACAGGACTTCGGCTTTCCAGTCCACCGACGGTCTGCTGACCAATGTGCCGGATGTGCTGCTCACATCCTTTTACGCAGACTGTGTGCCGCTGTATTTCTATGATCCTGTGAAGCGTGCCGCAGGTCTTGCGCATGCGGGCTGGAAAGGAACTGTTGCTGAAATTGCAGGCGCAATGGCCCGTAAAATGCAGGAGGTATACGGCAGCCGTCCGAAGGATATTCTTGCGGCAATCGGACCTTCCATAGGGGAATGCTGCTATGAGGTCGACGATTATGTGATGGATCATGTGCGCCGGCTGGAGGATACGCTGGGGGCGCAGGCTTTTGACGGAACCGGGCAGGTTCTCTACACCAAATCGGAAACCGATGACAGCAAAAGTATGCTTAACTTGAAAGAAATGAACCGACGCATTATGATTAAAGCAGGAATATTGCCGACTCATATCGAATGTACAACTTGGTGTACAAGCTGTAACCCTGATCTTTTCTTTTCATACCGCAAGGAGAACGGAATTACAGGCAGAATGACGAGCTGGATTGGAATAAAGGGGAGTTGA
- a CDS encoding YlmC/YmxH family sporulation protein, whose product MKISDFQTKDVINIVDGKRLGQISDLELDLRRGVIDAIVVPGFTRFMGLFGGGADLIIPWRNIVKIGADVVLVKIEEPRMPQGQEERETMYLERGDRSERRTY is encoded by the coding sequence ATGAAAATTTCTGATTTTCAGACGAAGGATGTCATTAATATTGTCGATGGAAAACGGCTTGGACAAATCAGTGATTTGGAGCTGGACCTTCGCCGCGGCGTCATAGATGCCATTGTCGTTCCCGGGTTTACACGGTTTATGGGGCTTTTCGGAGGCGGAGCAGATCTGATCATTCCCTGGCGGAATATTGTCAAGATAGGTGCCGATGTCGTGCTTGTAAAAATAGAGGAGCCGAGGATGCCTCAGGGACAGGAAGAGCGTGAAACGATGTATCTGGAGCGGGGAGACCGCAGTGAAAGGCGCACTTATTAA
- the sigG gene encoding RNA polymerase sporulation sigma factor SigG, whose protein sequence is MTRNKVEICGVDTAKLPVLTNVEMRELFTSLQQQGERSAREKLVNGNLRLVLSVIQRFNNRGEFVDDLFQVGCIGLMKAIDNFDLSQNVKFSTYAVPMIIGEIRRYLRDNNPIRVSRSLRDIAYKALQVRDSLTNQNSREPTIFEISQALGVPKEDVVFALDAIQDPVSLFEPIYHDGGDPIYVMDQISDDKNKDVSWIEEIALREAMRKLGQREKRILSMRFFEGKTQMEVADEIGISQAQVSRLEKSAIQQMQKHVKS, encoded by the coding sequence ATGACCCGTAACAAAGTCGAGATTTGCGGTGTGGATACCGCCAAGCTGCCCGTTCTTACGAACGTGGAGATGCGGGAGCTGTTCACTTCGCTGCAGCAGCAGGGCGAGCGGTCCGCCAGAGAGAAATTGGTAAATGGGAACCTTAGACTTGTGCTTAGCGTCATTCAAAGGTTCAATAATCGGGGAGAGTTCGTTGACGATCTGTTCCAGGTAGGCTGCATCGGATTGATGAAAGCCATCGATAATTTTGATTTATCGCAAAATGTAAAGTTTTCCACCTACGCCGTACCGATGATTATCGGAGAGATCCGCCGCTATCTGCGGGACAACAACCCCATCCGGGTGTCACGCTCCCTGCGGGATATCGCGTATAAGGCGCTGCAGGTCCGTGACAGCCTGACCAACCAGAATTCGCGGGAGCCGACGATCTTCGAAATCTCCCAGGCGCTGGGTGTACCGAAAGAGGATGTAGTGTTTGCCCTTGACGCCATTCAGGATCCTGTCTCCTTGTTTGAGCCGATCTACCATGACGGCGGGGATCCGATTTATGTGATGGACCAGATCAGTGACGACAAGAATAAAGACGTGTCCTGGATCGAAGAGATTGCGCTGCGTGAAGCGATGAGAAAGCTGGGCCAGCGGGAAAAACGGATTCTCTCGATGCGTTTCTTTGAAGGCAAGACGCAGATGGAGGTTGCCGATGAAATCGGCATTTCCCAGGCACAGGTATCACGGCTGGAGAAATCAGCGATTCAGCAAATGCAAAAGCATGTAAAGTCATAG
- the sigE gene encoding RNA polymerase sporulation sigma factor SigE, which translates to MMVKWKIALQLQYYRMLFLLGLKSQEIYYIGGSEALPPPLTREEEEFLLNRLSSGDAAVRAMLIERNLRLVVYIARKFENTGINIEDLVSIGAIGLIKAVNTFDPEKKIKLATYASRCIENEILMYLRRNSKTRSEVSFDEPLNIDWDGNELLLSDVLGTENDTIYRNIEEQVDRKLLQKALEKLSERERLIMELRFGLRGGEEKTQKDVADLLGISQSYISRLEKRIIKRLRKEFNKMV; encoded by the coding sequence ATCATGGTCAAATGGAAGATTGCGCTGCAGCTGCAGTATTACCGTATGCTGTTTCTGCTGGGGCTTAAAAGCCAGGAAATCTATTATATCGGCGGAAGCGAGGCGCTGCCTCCCCCTTTAACGCGGGAAGAGGAAGAGTTTTTACTGAACCGGCTGTCCAGCGGGGATGCTGCTGTGCGGGCTATGCTGATTGAGCGCAACCTGCGGCTGGTGGTATACATCGCCCGTAAATTTGAGAATACAGGCATCAACATTGAAGATCTTGTCTCCATCGGTGCCATCGGGCTGATCAAGGCAGTCAATACATTTGATCCGGAGAAAAAAATAAAGCTCGCCACCTACGCCTCACGCTGTATCGAAAATGAGATTCTGATGTACCTGCGGCGTAACAGCAAGACCCGGAGTGAGGTCTCTTTTGATGAGCCGCTTAATATTGACTGGGATGGTAACGAGCTGCTGCTGTCGGATGTGCTGGGCACTGAAAATGATACCATTTACCGGAATATCGAGGAACAGGTGGACCGCAAGCTGCTGCAGAAGGCGCTGGAAAAACTTAGCGAGCGGGAGCGGCTGATCATGGAATTGCGCTTTGGACTGCGCGGCGGAGAAGAAAAAACACAAAAAGATGTGGCGGATCTGCTGGGCATTTCTCAGTCTTACATCTCACGGCTGGAGAAAAGAATTATCAAGCGGCTGCGCAAAGAGTTCAACAAGATGGTGTGA
- the spoIIGA gene encoding sigma-E processing peptidase SpoIIGA, whose translation MVVYIDLIFAANLLIDGVLLWLTGWLVKMKVSWWRLALSSLVGALYVVMMFVPELSFLYTFLIKFGLSVIMLWIAFGFRSLQSYLRALGAFYIINFAAAGGIVGVHYLLQSSGDIWNGIMFTSAGGQAHRLKIGFWFVLAFLPLVLFLFKLIHTSRMHREQLDTYIGEVLVEIDAVSVICKGLLDTGNRLNDPLTRIPVMVMEASLWEGHLPASWIGKLTQGDADKLLLETDGQSFAWQDRMRLVPYRGVNRGSSFMLALKPDFVSIKLGEETYQSRRVLIGLDGGTLSGDGAYRAIIHPDLIQKEQMAEAAVSC comes from the coding sequence ATGGTAGTTTATATTGATTTGATTTTTGCTGCCAATCTGCTGATTGACGGAGTTCTTTTGTGGCTGACCGGCTGGCTTGTCAAAATGAAGGTCTCCTGGTGGAGGCTGGCCCTCTCCTCATTGGTTGGCGCGCTGTATGTAGTGATGATGTTCGTACCGGAGCTGTCCTTTCTGTATACCTTCCTCATTAAGTTCGGATTGTCAGTGATTATGCTGTGGATTGCTTTCGGATTCAGGAGCCTGCAAAGCTATCTTCGCGCACTGGGAGCTTTTTATATTATTAATTTTGCAGCGGCAGGGGGTATCGTGGGAGTTCATTATTTGCTGCAAAGCTCCGGCGACATTTGGAACGGTATTATGTTTACCTCTGCTGGAGGCCAAGCCCACCGGCTAAAAATCGGTTTCTGGTTCGTGCTTGCCTTTCTGCCCCTGGTTTTGTTCCTGTTTAAGCTTATTCATACTTCACGCATGCACAGGGAGCAGCTGGACACGTACATCGGCGAGGTGCTGGTGGAAATTGACGCAGTGAGCGTTATCTGTAAGGGACTGCTTGACACAGGCAACCGGCTGAATGACCCGCTGACCCGGATTCCGGTGATGGTCATGGAGGCATCGCTCTGGGAAGGCCATCTGCCGGCATCCTGGATCGGCAAGCTGACTCAGGGGGATGCGGACAAACTGCTGCTGGAGACGGACGGGCAGTCTTTTGCCTGGCAGGACAGAATGCGGCTGGTGCCATACAGGGGAGTTAACCGCGGGTCGTCTTTTATGCTGGCGCTGAAGCCTGATTTTGTAAGCATCAAGCTGGGAGAGGAAACCTATCAGAGTAGGAGAGTGCTGATTGGACTGGATGGAGGCACGCTGTCCGGGGACGGCGCCTACCGGGCGATTATACATCCGGACCTGATCCAGAAAGAACAGATGGCTGAAGCGGCGGTGTCCTGCTGA